A genomic region of Vicinamibacteria bacterium contains the following coding sequences:
- a CDS encoding N-acetylmuramoyl-L-alanine amidase, with amino-acid sequence MRWIGSSAKVRTHLLGSFARARWDRAFRRSACAAAVIAVLSSSELAAQGSAKALYVAAQNAEQRLHRSQELLAAKSEWVRVAKLYRKVVATHPQSGYCDDALYFEAELYREIDRRFGADGDAVERALDSYLLLANGYPSSKWARKARLTRGKVYLERLSDRKNASIELRKVTSLWPQSAEGLEAQRLLDSMTRLKRAARESEELPPGVVAVKNVRHWTSKEKEYTRIVIDLDDEVTFAEGRVEDPDRIFFDLRGTRLAKDLAARKFLIEDGFLRQIRVGQNRPDVVRVVLDFDSISEYKVFWLPDPYRLVVDILGTEPTAKAPSASVADNAPGATASSPEAGPAAASGTNLRLPPSPTRDGSLSVSRQLALHANRVVIDPGHGGHDPGTSRGGLVEKDVVLDISRRVAKLLEDDFDVLMTRDSDIFIPLEERTAIANTKGGDLFVSIHLNAARSARPGGTETYYLNLATTPDAAEVAARENAVTTRRLGELQSLLQKVMNNSRILESRDFATHVQDTLAEQLYTSKKDSRNRGVKTAPFYVLLGAQIPSILVEVAYVTNANDASSLNKVAFRQKVAESIAAGIRSYHRNLAPTMRIETAAAHAGSTSPY; translated from the coding sequence ATGAGGTGGATCGGCAGCTCCGCTAAGGTACGCACTCACCTTCTGGGCTCCTTCGCCCGCGCACGGTGGGACCGAGCCTTTCGCCGATCGGCCTGCGCGGCCGCCGTAATTGCCGTGCTGTCGTCATCAGAGTTGGCCGCCCAGGGGTCGGCGAAAGCCCTGTACGTGGCCGCGCAGAACGCCGAGCAACGTCTGCACCGATCCCAGGAGCTCCTCGCCGCCAAGTCCGAGTGGGTACGGGTGGCGAAGCTCTATCGCAAAGTCGTCGCTACGCATCCGCAGAGCGGGTACTGCGACGACGCGCTCTACTTCGAAGCCGAGCTCTACCGCGAGATCGATCGCCGCTTCGGAGCCGACGGCGATGCGGTCGAGCGAGCCCTTGACTCCTATCTCCTGCTCGCGAATGGCTATCCCTCGAGCAAGTGGGCGAGGAAAGCCCGGCTGACCCGCGGCAAGGTCTATCTGGAGCGGCTTTCCGATCGAAAAAACGCCAGCATCGAGCTGCGCAAGGTCACCTCCCTCTGGCCGCAGAGCGCCGAGGGCCTGGAGGCACAACGACTCCTCGACTCGATGACGCGCCTAAAGCGGGCGGCTCGAGAGTCCGAGGAGCTTCCTCCCGGCGTCGTCGCCGTCAAGAACGTACGCCACTGGACGAGCAAGGAGAAGGAGTACACGCGCATCGTCATCGATCTGGATGATGAGGTGACCTTCGCGGAAGGTCGGGTCGAGGATCCCGACCGCATCTTCTTCGACCTCCGAGGGACGCGGCTGGCGAAGGACCTGGCGGCGCGCAAGTTTCTCATCGAGGACGGATTTCTTCGGCAGATCCGGGTAGGCCAGAACCGGCCGGACGTGGTTCGCGTCGTTCTCGATTTCGACAGCATCAGCGAATACAAGGTCTTCTGGCTTCCCGACCCCTATCGGCTGGTCGTCGATATCCTGGGAACCGAGCCAACGGCGAAAGCGCCTTCGGCGTCGGTCGCCGACAACGCCCCCGGGGCGACGGCTTCTTCACCTGAGGCCGGCCCGGCGGCCGCGTCGGGAACGAATCTGAGACTACCTCCCTCGCCGACGCGCGACGGTTCCTTGTCGGTCTCCCGTCAGCTTGCCCTTCACGCGAACCGCGTGGTGATCGACCCCGGACACGGCGGGCACGACCCGGGGACGTCGAGAGGGGGTCTCGTGGAAAAGGACGTCGTGCTGGACATCTCGAGGCGCGTCGCCAAGCTGCTCGAGGACGACTTCGACGTCCTGATGACCCGGGATTCGGACATTTTCATCCCGCTCGAAGAGCGCACCGCGATCGCCAATACCAAGGGCGGCGACTTGTTCGTGTCGATCCACCTCAACGCCGCGAGAAGCGCGCGACCGGGCGGCACCGAGACCTATTACCTCAACCTCGCCACGACTCCGGACGCCGCCGAGGTCGCCGCCCGGGAAAACGCCGTCACCACCCGCCGGCTGGGGGAGCTCCAGAGCCTTCTTCAGAAAGTCATGAACAACAGCCGGATTCTGGAATCGCGCGACTTCGCCACTCACGTTCAAGACACCCTGGCCGAACAGCTCTACACTTCGAAGAAGGATTCCAGAAACCGGGGAGTCAAGACCGCTCCCTTCTACGTGCTCCTGGGGGCGCAAATCCCTTCGATCCTCGTCGAGGTCGCCTATGTGACCAACGCCAACGACGCCTCCTCGCTCAACAAGGTGGCTTTCCGCCAGAAAGTCGCGGAATCGATCGCGGCGGGGATTCGGAGCTACCACAGAAATCTCGCACCGACGATGCGGATCGAAACGGCGGCGGCTCACGCCGGGTCGACCTCGCCATACTAG
- the hisIE gene encoding bifunctional phosphoribosyl-AMP cyclohydrolase/phosphoribosyl-ATP diphosphatase HisIE, whose product MRSLSFDESGLIPAIVQDADGDAVLMLGYMSADSLAKTLETGEVHFWSRSRGRIWRKGETSGNVLRAREILVDCDLDCLLVRAVPLGPTCHTGARSCFFERIDGSARTSSSLGDLVGRLVRTIRDRARSRPEGSYTAKLLESGVERVAQKVGEEATEVVIAAAKTSRDALAEESADLLYHLLVLWQAVGVTPEDVAGVLETRHSGRKP is encoded by the coding sequence ATGCGTTCGCTGAGCTTCGACGAAAGCGGGCTGATTCCCGCCATCGTTCAGGACGCGGATGGAGATGCCGTTCTCATGCTCGGCTACATGAGCGCCGACAGCCTGGCGAAGACGCTCGAGACCGGGGAAGTTCATTTCTGGTCGCGAAGCCGCGGTAGGATCTGGCGAAAGGGCGAGACGTCGGGAAACGTCCTGCGTGCTCGGGAAATCCTCGTCGACTGCGATCTCGACTGCTTGCTCGTTCGAGCCGTGCCTCTGGGACCGACCTGTCACACGGGCGCGAGGAGCTGTTTCTTCGAACGGATCGATGGCTCCGCTCGCACCTCGTCCTCTCTCGGCGATCTGGTCGGAAGACTCGTCCGGACGATTCGCGATCGCGCCCGATCGCGCCCCGAAGGCTCGTACACGGCGAAGCTCTTGGAATCGGGTGTCGAGCGCGTGGCGCAGAAGGTGGGTGAGGAGGCCACCGAGGTCGTGATCGCGGCAGCCAAGACGAGCCGAGACGCATTGGCCGAGGAGTCCGCCGATCTCCTGTACCATCTTCTCGTCCTCTGGCAAGCCGTCGGCGTGACGCCGGAAGACGTGGCCGGCGTGCTCGAAACTCGCCACTCGGGGAGGAAACCGTGA
- a CDS encoding Fic family protein, with product METGDASRPSVFRKLKENCVYETLRLTGAPLSFENVAAGEGPLVRGVVDALDRIERAAMADEDPTASVMKDVHRLALPSGDGKFRTMDSPPQFGARSCPARFVPARISNLVEWLGAESARSMFPAERMALFFARFLEIAPFEHGNFRVAHLVLNFFAYRAGFPSVSLRLEEAAEIRNDVEKAIGFETWPLVQRLSDALSRSLSVWEDAALDSSQRRGPS from the coding sequence ATGGAAACGGGCGACGCCTCGCGGCCCTCCGTTTTCCGCAAGCTGAAGGAGAACTGCGTCTACGAAACCCTTCGATTGACGGGTGCCCCGCTGTCCTTCGAGAACGTGGCCGCCGGCGAGGGCCCCCTGGTTCGAGGCGTGGTCGATGCGCTCGACCGGATCGAGCGCGCGGCGATGGCGGACGAGGATCCCACCGCCTCGGTCATGAAGGACGTCCATCGTCTGGCTCTGCCCAGCGGGGACGGGAAGTTTCGCACCATGGATAGCCCACCACAGTTCGGCGCTCGCTCCTGTCCGGCGCGCTTCGTTCCTGCCAGAATATCCAATCTGGTGGAATGGCTCGGTGCCGAGAGCGCACGGTCGATGTTCCCCGCGGAACGGATGGCGCTGTTCTTCGCGCGCTTTCTCGAGATCGCGCCGTTCGAACATGGGAATTTCCGCGTCGCACACCTGGTCCTCAATTTCTTTGCTTACCGCGCTGGTTTCCCTTCGGTGAGCCTGCGCCTCGAAGAGGCTGCGGAAATCCGGAACGACGTCGAGAAGGCGATTGGCTTCGAGACCTGGCCTCTCGTCCAGCGGCTCTCGGACGCGTTGTCGCGGTCGCTGTCCGTCTGGGAAGATGCGGCCCTCGATTCTTCCCAGAGACGAGGTCCTTCGTGA
- a CDS encoding HAD family hydrolase has product MIGRNTLIIDADDTLWENNIHFEEAGERFLDLVVERGGERETAKELLMRIERRNVPVHGYGTRGFTRSMMDALEEVTGRSASAEDRERILALGAEVRRMPIQFLPGVMRTLPILKERHRLILFTKGDPDEQEAKVSRSGARAFFHEAEFTREKAPADYERLIEKHAIDRFRSWMVGNSPRSDVNPALQVGLGAVYIPHPNTWSFEHEEVRARDGARLKVLKRFAELLHHIFD; this is encoded by the coding sequence GTGATTGGTCGCAACACGTTGATCATCGACGCCGACGATACCCTCTGGGAGAACAATATCCATTTCGAGGAAGCGGGAGAACGGTTTCTGGATCTGGTCGTGGAGCGGGGCGGGGAGCGCGAGACCGCGAAGGAATTGTTGATGCGTATCGAGCGCCGCAATGTCCCGGTACACGGTTATGGCACGCGCGGGTTCACGCGCTCGATGATGGACGCTCTCGAGGAAGTCACCGGACGCTCGGCATCCGCAGAGGATCGCGAGCGCATCCTCGCCCTGGGAGCGGAAGTGAGGAGGATGCCCATCCAGTTCTTGCCCGGGGTCATGCGCACCCTTCCGATACTGAAAGAGCGGCATCGGCTGATCCTCTTCACCAAGGGGGACCCCGACGAGCAGGAGGCCAAGGTCTCCCGAAGCGGAGCCCGAGCGTTCTTCCACGAGGCCGAGTTCACTCGCGAGAAAGCCCCGGCGGACTACGAAAGGCTCATCGAGAAGCACGCCATCGATCGTTTCCGGAGCTGGATGGTAGGGAACAGCCCACGGTCGGACGTGAATCCGGCGCTTCAGGTGGGACTCGGCGCCGTCTACATCCCTCACCCCAACACCTGGAGCTTCGAGCACGAGGAGGTTCGGGCTCGCGATGGAGCGCGATTGAAGGTCTTGAAGCGTTTCGCCGAGCTCTTGCACCACATCTTCGACTGA
- a CDS encoding DNA translocase FtsK codes for NGAEQLLGRGDMLLLPPGSARLIRLHGPFVSEAEVGRLVAFWRREGKPDYNESILQAQEQTEIGAFDKDELFDQAARLVVETRVASVSHLQRRLRLGYSRAARIVDMLEADGIVGPNEGSSRREVLVPKDYFDEVDRQLR; via the coding sequence GAACGGCGCCGAGCAGCTCCTCGGCCGCGGCGACATGCTGTTGCTGCCGCCCGGCTCGGCTCGACTCATCCGGCTCCACGGCCCGTTCGTCTCCGAAGCCGAGGTCGGCCGTCTCGTCGCCTTCTGGCGGCGGGAGGGTAAACCCGACTACAATGAATCGATCCTACAGGCCCAGGAGCAGACGGAGATCGGAGCCTTCGACAAGGACGAGCTCTTCGATCAGGCGGCCCGGCTCGTGGTCGAGACGCGTGTGGCGTCGGTCTCGCACTTGCAGCGCCGGCTGCGGCTCGGCTACAGCCGGGCGGCGCGCATCGTAGACATGCTCGAGGCCGACGGGATCGTGGGCCCCAACGAGGGCTCGAGCCGCCGCGAGGTGCTCGTGCCCAAGGACTACTTCGATGAGGTGGATCGGCAGCTCCGCTAA
- a CDS encoding helix-turn-helix transcriptional regulator → MFKKVGQRIRKVRLEQGIKQKDLARRIGISQGALTNFELGRRRISLEWLLKIARALEVPVGYFVGAVEPAPDEGSLGPKEQRLIKAFRRISRDPRLQMEMLHVLERVGQHIDRGGARVSRSLSA, encoded by the coding sequence GTGTTCAAGAAGGTCGGACAGCGAATCCGCAAGGTCCGATTGGAACAGGGGATCAAGCAAAAGGATCTCGCTCGTCGGATCGGTATCTCGCAGGGTGCTCTGACTAATTTCGAGCTCGGACGCCGCAGAATCTCACTCGAGTGGTTGCTGAAGATCGCCCGGGCCCTCGAAGTTCCCGTCGGCTATTTCGTGGGCGCCGTCGAGCCCGCACCCGATGAGGGCTCACTGGGTCCCAAAGAGCAGCGACTCATCAAAGCATTTCGACGGATCTCGCGTGATCCGCGGCTCCAGATGGAGATGCTCCACGTGCTCGAGCGGGTCGGACAGCACATCGACCGCGGAGGAGCGCGCGTGAGCCGGAGCCTTTCGGCTTAG
- a CDS encoding DnaJ domain-containing protein yields MSGHDFYALLGVTHDASDEEIKSAYRQRVKQCHPDRGETGDPERFRRVREAYETLSNPDRRREYDRERAGRFPASWMGGFVEPLSPLGGFREIFTPPPADVQLDIIMSPTEALSGGRAVIEDRRDTPCPRCAGSGLDYFGWCSSCRGHGWLRVYERVAFDIPPGAEHGDFVIARRADGTGVRARIRIRG; encoded by the coding sequence GTGAGTGGACACGACTTCTACGCCCTTCTGGGAGTCACTCATGACGCGAGCGACGAAGAGATCAAATCCGCCTACCGCCAACGGGTGAAGCAGTGTCATCCGGACCGCGGTGAGACGGGCGACCCGGAGCGGTTCCGTCGCGTGCGGGAGGCTTACGAGACGCTATCGAACCCCGACCGCCGCCGTGAGTACGACCGGGAGCGCGCCGGCCGTTTCCCGGCTTCGTGGATGGGCGGTTTCGTGGAGCCGCTGTCGCCTCTCGGAGGCTTCAGGGAGATCTTCACGCCGCCGCCCGCCGACGTGCAGCTCGATATCATCATGAGCCCGACCGAAGCGCTCAGCGGCGGGAGAGCGGTGATCGAAGACCGGCGCGATACCCCGTGTCCTCGCTGCGCCGGCAGCGGGCTCGACTACTTCGGATGGTGCTCGAGCTGCCGCGGTCACGGGTGGCTTCGCGTCTACGAGCGCGTCGCCTTCGACATACCCCCCGGCGCGGAACACGGCGATTTTGTCATCGCGCGCCGGGCCGACGGTACCGGCGTCCGCGCCCGAATCCGGATCCGGGGTTAG